GTGGTGTGTATGGTTGGTGGTGGTTGATTAATCGGATATTGGTGTTGCTGGGTGGGCCGAGGACCTTGATGGAGTAGAACCTTGATGGACTTGATTAGTTTCTTGATTGTGTATATAAAGACGGCGAGGAATTCCTTTATACCAGGTGCTCTCATTCACTTTCGGGGCGTTCTCAACTCCCGATCCCTCGACCGGCGACTTGGCGGAAGGGTTCCCGAACCATCCCCGAAGAGGCCGGACCGGAACCAACACCCACGCGTTGGCTTACCTGATTCGCTGTCTTCCCCGCATTCCAATGCCGAATGCTGTCAGTCAAACGTTGATTCGAGCACGCAACTGGGATAAACTTGCCCGTTCCGCCTAATCTTCACGATTGCATATCTCCTCGTTGCTATTATGAGGGCGCCTAGGCTATCGGATCCCCACCCGATTTGAcgccgatgatgatgatacCCCGCAAAGTTTCACTCTGAAGTCAATTGCTTCGCCGTAGAACCAAGGAGAATACCCCGCTCGGCCAACGTAACGCCTAACCCCGCGACCCGGATGTTGCTGTTTGGCATGGTAGAAGCCGCTGATGTGAGACGAAGTTGTCGGCGTTAGGCATAGAGGTCTCAAAAATGAGACCGATAGTGGCTTGGCCGGTTTTGGAAGACCGAATTGCCTATTGAACTATCAAAAGGCGTGATCGAATGGCGCAGAGCCTCAAATTTCCGAGCTGCCTCCATACCACCGAGCGCTGCCTCAAATAACTCTGATCACTACCGATGACGGGGCCGGGTCTCGGTCCGTCGGCCGGCAGATAGGGAAGATTGCCAGGAGAACTTCAATTTCACTCACAGAACTTTCGTATCAATGTGATAGCAATGTCGTTCGTCCGACCTCGTGCAAATGAGCATTGGCATTGAGAACACCCAACTGCGTAGCCTAGTCTCGAACTGATGATCTAGCAAGGTTTCATCATGAGTAGGATATACCGGACCAAATGGACTGGCTATGAGGCAATAGGCTATGATTCTTATTGTACATAAGGTAGTGAAGTTCTAGTGCTTTATCAtactaagatcttcttaGGGGCCACCCAGATCGTccaaaatatataactaaagccCATACGCTGAAGCATAAGGCGGCCACAACAGTTCATCAAAGTTGCGTTTGTGGTAGACCTAATTCAATCCTACGCTTTTCTCGTGGTCACTATCTATGTCACAAGTTCTAGCTCAGGGGCCATTCATCCCGAGGTTTGAGAATGTGTTATTGGTAACCTGGTCTTTCTTACATCAACTCGCATTTGGCATTTTTGTAGCTGAGTTACGCAAGGAAAATTGTAGTAACAGAAGCAGAAGTAGTCTTTTAGTCTGAACTCAGAGTGTTGCTGAAAATTGAACCACTTCAATTTCAAAACATCACTGACTTCACATAAATATCACGGTCTCTATAGAAATCACTGTTCGTAGCTATTTGATTCGCGAAGCTGATAGCTCGTGGCTTGTGTCATAAACTGCAATATCTTTAATGGTTTTTTTAGCGCTCATCATGCTTATTTTGGCATCCATTTAGTTATTTAGGCTTCATTAGAGTCACAGCAATGAGCATGTTGGAAGTTACTGAGACCCAAGCGATTAGTTCAACGCATATAAAGTTCACGTTTCTAGCTGGGCTGTCCATTGCAGTGCTCAAGGTTCCAAAGCCAGGTTTAGAATTGACAGTGCAGTCATCACTGTGGGTGTGTGTGTTGTCTTGGAACCAGATGTTTGTTCTTTAGTCAGTTTGATTCAAAAAGCATTCCTTGAATAAGGTACCTTATTCAGCTACTCGGTCCTACTCCCTGGAAAATACCTCTCCAGGTTTTGTTCTCCTACCATTCATGGCTTCGGCCCACTTGGTAACCTACCAAAATAGGTATATTTAGAATGTCCAAACAGGTAACATCCTTGTGTCATGAACCGACGTCCGAACCTTTGTGCTAACATCCGTCTGGTTCTGCATGGGAACAAGGGAGAAGTACTAGAAGGATGGTTCGATTGGATAAATCCAATGCCGAATTGTGCGTGTTATACAAACTTTTGTAGGTAAGCTTATCATCTACGGTAACTAGTGAGTATGGTATTTATCTTGCCCAGTCCACCTGCCCTGCGTATTACCTATGTTGGCAGTTGTAGGATATGGTCCAGCTCTGCCACGTGGGCGACGGGATAAATAGCCTTGACGAAATGGATGAGCATGATGACGTCGTTCAATCAGATGATAAATGGACTGATGGTTCCATGAGACCTACCTAGCATCACTATTGAACTCACCGCACTGCAAATCCGGTGCAATATACGATGATATTATCACGTGGGGTGCTGCTACGCATCAAACATTCAGACTGCTTCTTTCTTAAATCTCTCACTCTCAACGATAGGTTGTCTCCCGTCTCTGAACTTTTCACGGAAACACCTCAAGTACGCATAGTACGTTCATTTTTCCTGTCTCAACAAAGATAGACGTAAAACATTCGCCACCAGAATTCCTATTACCCATTCCACGACAGCAAGGTAGCAATAAAAAATTGACTACTTGACCGGACTAGAAGCGCTGCGTGGCAACACTCAAGACTCGGCCGCATAGACGAGGCCTTCTAGTGTTGAACTCGAACAACATCACATGACACGAACCACTGACGGATCTCACTAACGCAACTCTGTTTTgatccatccatccaatTGTTGCCGCCCACCAACCGCTTGCGTTGGCATTCGCATGTGAAGTCAGGAGGATAGATCGATGTCTGTCATCATTAGTGTAATTGAAACCACATAGTTTTCAGTTGCTCTGATACAAAATCCTGTATGAGCATCGGTCTATGCCTTCTGAAGTCGAACGAATGCGAGTAAGAGACGCTTGCCGAGGCACAAACATGAGGCGACGGCGAATAATCCAAAGCATAAAGACAATTGTGATAGTTGCCGTCAAATGGATAGGTCGATAGACGCACAGAAGCGCTGTCGAAGCGTCAAATGTGCCGAGGCACGTGTTTTGATTGACGCTGTCGTTCGCATTCGCATGGTAGTGGAGGGACGAAGCAGCCAAAGAGAGGCTGGATCGAGGGGTTGAGGAGGCGTCAAGACGCTTTAAGACATGCGAGCCCCTGCATGGCATCCTCCACCAAGCACGAGATCGACGCGTGCATGACCCGCTAGGAAAAAAAAGCCTCGGCATGCACGTTGCCTCAACAAAAAATCCTCTGATCGCACGAGTTTCCATACATAAGATCTTTGCTACCATCACGACCTCAAGTGTTGAGAGGTCTATCACCAACTCGACAGCAGACCATCGAAACTATGGCGGAAGAACTCGACATCCTCATTCTTGGCGCAGGCATCTCCGGCGTCAATGCCGCGTACCGTGTGCGGACAGAGCTGCCAGACAGCACCTTCGCGGTGCTCGAGGCCCGTGACGTAGTCGGTGGGACGTGGTCTTACTGGAAATATCCCGGATTTCGCTCCGACTCGAACATGACGAACTTTGGCTTCGGATGGCATCCATGGCCTCACGACAAGAAGATCATCGAGGGCGCGCCCATTGCGGCTTACATTGAAGATGCTGTCAAGACACACCACATCGACAAGCACATCCGATTCCAGCACAAGGTGTTGTCATCAGATTGGGACAGCGATGAGGCCCGATGGACTCTGGAGTGCAATACCCCCCAGGGAACCAAGAAGATCAAAGCAAAGTTTCTCTTTGTTTGCTCCGGATACTATTCCTACGAGAAGGCCCTGGAGACACACATTCCCGGAATCGAGAGCTTTGAGGGCAAGACGATCCACCCTCAGTGGTGGCCCGAAGACCTTGACTACGCTGGAAAGCGCGTCATCATCATCGGCTCCGGCGCCACCACCATGACCTTATTTCCCAATATCGCCAAAACAGCTGGCTTCACCACCATCCTCCAGCGCAGTCCGTCGTATGTTTTCGCACTAGGGGCAGAATCACCAGTCGACAAAGCCGCGAAAAGGTTCCTACCTCTGTTCTTGGCGAACTGGTTCATCCTGCTCAAGGATCTCCTCCTGGAGACTGTCTTTATCCAGATTGTTTTGGGCTTCCCCAACCTGGCCAAGCAGTTCCTCCGATTCGATGCAAAGCGTCGGCTTCCCAAAGACTACCCTGTCGATATCCACTTCAAACCCAAATACAACCCCTTCGAGCAGCGCCTCAACATGTGCCCAGATGGAGATGTTTTCAAGACGCTGCACCAGTCCAACACGGAGATTGTCACGGACCACATCGAGACGGTCACCAAGGATGGCATTCTCACCAAATCCGGTCGCCATCTGCCCGCCGACATTATTGTTACGGCAACTGGACTGCACGTGCAGCTTTTCGGAGGTACGGATGTCACTGTCGATGGCGTCCCGGTCAAGGTTGGAGAGAAGTACAGCTGGCGCGGATGCATGCTCGACGGCGTGCCCAACGCGGCTGCAATCATCGGCTACGTCACTCAAACCTGGACTCCTGGCGCCGATACCGTGACCCGGCTCTGCATCCGCGTCATCAAGCAGATGCAGAAGACCGGTGCCGTTGCTGCCACCCCCGTCTTGTCggacgaggagaagaagaattCGCCTAGGTTGCCTTGTGTAGATGCCACATCCAACTACTTCACCCGCGCGCACGGTCGAATGCCTGTGGTGACTAACCAGGGACCTTGGTATGGAAGAAAGAACCTTATCGTGGATAAGCTGGCGCTTTGGTTCGGGAGTGTGACGGTAGGCATGGACTATCGCTTGGCAACGAAGTCGAAGGATATTTAATGATTACGAGAATAATGAGCCATGTATGTTAGCCTACCTGGTCGTCGGCATAGAGTTGAGAATGCACAGTTTAAGATTGCTTGGCAAGCCGAGAGCCTCCCGTATTTTAACCGTCTCACCTAAGGTCTCGCGCTGATCATGTACTCGCCGTGACTCCGATCAGCTGATTTGCCGGCCGTTGCGAGGGCATAAGCTGCCCTATGTTGTGCTCAAAGGTGAGGCGAGACCTGGATACCGTGCTCACCAGGGCTGTACTTCAGACTTGCCTCACCATAGAAATCGCTTGCCACAAGTAGTTCGGCTTTTAGGGTGGCACTGGCAAGACTGGGGTCTTTAGGGCCTCCCGACTTGGGTAAGCTGTTGGCTCAGAGGAACGAACAAGGGATTGTTTTCTTAGTCTCAACGTTGATCCTAGGAACATCGACCAGGCCCACCAATCGATCGGTAATTCGTGACCGCCGATCAGCAGCGAGTTCCTTGGATAACCTAACCACTCATACGGAGCACAAGCAGAATGTCCCTAAGAGATATGCATAACATATGTATGTTACAAAGTGGAGTGAAGAAGACGCGGCAAGTTTGCGTCTGGAGGAACCTCGTGTGCACGGTCGCGCTGCCGCTGGGACACTTTTGGGACAGCTCAAGACGCAAAACGAAACGCTGCAACGCAATAGCGGGATGGCGGCAAAAAAACTCCCCGGCATGGGGCCGTCTCGGGAGGTCTTCAGGATCGACATAACCCTAGTTGCAACTCGCATCTTTGTTTACCTCGAGGACCAGTTTCGCTATTTCAACTGGAAGATCGTGACCATGAGCTGTCTCTCGCTTATGAGGCAAACGTGGCTGTGGTGACCGGCTTTTCAGGTCTTCTGGGTGAGGGACACTAAAATGATTCATGTGAGAACCAGACCTATCTCATCCGTTCGCCGTCCGAGCACTCGTGCAGCATGTAATGCAAGAAATGAGGCTCTGAGCACGGAATCTCAGGCTCCCGACAAGTATCGCTTCACCCGATGTTTCTTCATCCAACCCGCAGCCTTTCCGTGCGGGGAGACCCCTCATCGCGCATATCCTACGGGACATGCTGGCCAGGTTTGATCAGCGTAAACAACCTGGGTCACGAATCCCACCCACCGAGCCGACGAACCTCTGCCCCTGTTCGAGGCCTCCCCACGGCAAGAAAGGGATGCGATTCGCCTGATACTCGAAACGCCTTTGCAATGTACATCAGAACAACACCACAGAACACGAGCACAGTAAGCAAGCACATACCCAAAATCGTTCGCCAAGGCGAGACGAAAGCGCCGTTTCGAAATGGAAATAGAGTCCGCGTTGCCAAGAAACGTCAGCGGGATGCCATTCGATATCCACAACACCGGCTCTGCGGCAGCAGTGCGTCTCGGGAGTTCCTAAGCTTCCTCTGGACGAGTTTGTGGCGATCCGAGGCATCCGCCCCGTTGGATTCTGAGAAATGTTGAAATACCTGTATTCGTCCACGCATCTTTCCATCTTTCGACGAACTCTTTATCCTCAGCGTCCTATTTTTGTGCCGGTCCACTCTATAATCTCCGTTCTTCATTTACGAGCTGCGCTCTTTCAAATCAACGTACAAAGTTTAATCATTCATTCGAGTCAATACCGCCAACATGCGCTTCACCGTCGCCCTCACTACTTTGGTCGCTGCCGCCATGGCCGCACCTCTCGATACCCTTGCTGCCCGTGCAGACGAGCTCAACGCCGCCATCCAGGCCCTCGCTGCTGAGAACCCCGAGGATGCCGAGGCTGCCAAGGGCCTCTTGGGCCGTGACATCGATCCCAATGTCCAGCTCACAAATGATGACGAACAGGAGGAAGTCTTCAAGCGCGAGGACGATCTCAACGCCGCCATCCAGGCCCTCGCTGCTGAGAACCCCGAGGATGCCGAGGCCGCCAAGGGTCTTCTGGGCCGTGAAATCAACCCCAATGTTCAACTCACGAACGACGACGAGCAGGAGGAAGTCTTCAAGCGCGAGGACGATCTCAACGCTGCTATTCAGGCTCTCGCTGCCGAGAACCCTGAGGATGCCGAGGCCGCCAAGGGTCTCCTGGGCCGCGATATCAACCCTAACGTCCAGCTCACGAACGACGACGAGCAGGAGGAAGTCTTCAAGAGGGATATCAACCCTGATGTTCAGTTGACAAACGACGACGAGCAGGAGGAAGTCTTCAAGAGGGATATCAACCCTGATGTTCAGTTGACAAACGACGACGAGCAGGAGGAGGGTTTCAAGAGGGACATCAACCCCAACGTTCAGCTCACCAACGATGACGAGCAAGAGGAGGTTTTCAAGCGCGATATTGACCCCAACGTTCAACTTACCAACGATGATGAGCAGGAGGAGGTCTTCTAAACACAAGTAGCCACCAGGTTAGCTTGAATCTGAATGCTCTTTCGGCTTGATTCAGTACATCGGAAACAGAAAGCGAGAACATCTCATATATTTGATTGCTGAATAGAAGTCCAATTGATCCTGTGGAACTGTGTATTTGGACTGATGACAGAGAGCTTGACCAGTAACGTAAAATGTGATTTACTACAAGATAGTGCTAACCATGGCTACGGGAGATCTCCACATCTTGTGTTCGAACCACATCCACTAAAGTTAACATTTAGCTACGGTATCTTGAGGTATGGGTAGATATCACTTCGTTATAGATTCGCGCGATACTGATAACTTCGTTGTTGAACGGGGTAGATACACGTGATGAAGAAAGACGAAAGTCTGTCAAAGAATATCTATTTC
The DNA window shown above is from Colletotrichum lupini chromosome 7, complete sequence and carries:
- a CDS encoding monooxygenase translates to MAEELDILILGAGISGVNAAYRVRTELPDSTFAVLEARDVVGGTWSYWKYPGFRSDSNMTNFGFGWHPWPHDKKIIEGAPIAAYIEDAVKTHHIDKHIRFQHKVLSSDWDSDEARWTLECNTPQGTKKIKAKFLFVCSGYYSYEKALETHIPGIESFEGKTIHPQWWPEDLDYAGKRVIIIGSGATTMTLFPNIAKTAGFTTILQRSPSYVFALGAESPVDKAAKRFLPLFLANWFILLKDLLLETVFIQIVLGFPNLAKQFLRFDAKRRLPKDYPVDIHFKPKYNPFEQRLNMCPDGDVFKTLHQSNTEIVTDHIETVTKDGILTKSGRHLPADIIVTATGLHVQLFGGTDVTVDGVPVKVGEKYSWRGCMLDGVPNAAAIIGYVTQTWTPGADTVTRLCIRVIKQMQKTGAVAATPVLSDEEKKNSPRLPCVDATSNYFTRAHGRMPVVTNQGPWYGRKNLIVDKLALWFGSVTVGMDYRLATKSKDI